In Blastocatellia bacterium, the genomic stretch GCCGTCTTCACGTCAATCGTGTTATAGCCCGCGCCGGCGCGCACGACTAAGCTCAAGCGGCCCGCCTCAAGCGTCGCGCCCGGAACTTTGGTGCCGCGCACCACCAGCACGTCCGCGCCTGTCGAGGCGACGGCTTGCGTCAACGAGTCGTCTTTTAGCTCGGCGTCGTAGGCGACCTCGAAGCCTGCCGCTTGCAGTTCGTTGATGCCGCTTTCGGGGAATTTATCCGCGATCAGAATTTTCATTAAACGCTCCTCGATGATGACCAATGCGCGAAGTCGCATTCTAATACCGTTGCGGCGCGCCGCGCACGCAACGCACCGTGTCGCGCGCGATCAATAACTCTTCGTCGGTCGGGATCGTGTAAGCCGCCAGCCGCGACGCATCGGTGCTGATCAAGCCTTCGCAGCCGCTTACGCATTGCGTGTTGCGCTCGGCATCCAGCTCAAGCCCGGCCCACTGCAAGCCATCGCAGATCAGCCCGCGAATCTCCGGCGCGTTCTCGCCGATGCCGCCGGTAAAGACGATGGCGTCCGCGCCGCCCATCGCCGCGAGGTAGCTGCCAATGTATTTGCGCGCTCGATAGCAGAAAATTTCAATCGCCAGCCGCGCCCGGCGGTCGTTGTTCTCGCGCGCTTCTTCGAGCAGCTCGCGCATATCGTTGGTCAGTCCTGATATGCCGATCAGCCCCGATTGCTTGTTCAACATGGTTTCGAGCTGTTGCAACGATAAGCCTTCTTTGACCGCCAGGTAATCGATGATGGCCGGGTCCAGGTCGCCGGCGCGCGTCCCCATCACCAGTCCTTCGAGCGGCGTCATGCCCATCGAGGTGTCTATCGAATCGCCGTTCTTGATCGCCGCCGCCGAGCAGCCGTTGCCGAGGTGCAGGGTAATCACGCTGGTCTCTTCGCGCTTGATGTTGCGCAGCAAGCGATAGCGATAGGCGACGTAACGGTGCGAGGTGCCGTGGAAGCCATAGCGGCGCAGCTTGTAGCGGCGATAGAACTGGTAGGGGATCGCGTACAGGTAAGCGCGTTCGGGTAGCGTCTGATGAAAGGCCGTGTCGAAGACGGCGACCTGCGGCAGGCCCGGCCCGAACAGGTCGCGGGCGGCTTGAATGCCTTTGATGTTGGCGGGGTTGTGCAGCGGCGCCAGCTCGATCATCTCCTCGATGCCGGCGAGCACTTCGTCGGTGATGAGGACAGAATGCGTGAAGCGTTCGCCGCCATGCACGACGCGGTGGCCGACGGCATGAATATCGGCGACGCTGCGGACGCCTTCGATGCCGGCGGCTTCAGATGACGCCCAGCGGATGATGTGATCAACCGCGGCGCGCATGTCGCGCAGGGCAGCGGTCGAGCGTTGCTGGGCGCGCCCTTCGACTTTCAAAGTGATGATGGCTTCGCCGCCGATGCGCTCGACGCCGCCGCGCGCAAGCCTGCGGTCGGCATTGCGGCTGATCTCGTCAAGATCGGTAGCGATGAGCTGGAACTTGACCGTCGAGCTGCCGCAATTGAGAACCAGGACATTCATAACGAACCTTTAGCCGATCAGGTGGCTAAGCAAGCCATCGCGCAGCTTTGGCTCGAACCATGTTGACTTGGGCGGCATGATCTCTTTGGCGTCAGAGATGGCGATCAACTCTTCGACGGCGACCGGGTAAAGCTCAAAGGCCACCGCCGCGCGGCCCTCGTTGACGGCCTGCTCAAGCGTCTCCGCGCCGCGCACGCCGCCGACGAAGTCGATGCGCTTGTCCGTGCGTACGTCCTTGATGCCGAGCAGCGGGTCGAGCACGCGCTCTTGCAGGATGCTCACGTCGAGCGACGCAATCGGGTCATCAGCCCGCCCGGAGTCATTCGATATGCCGAGCAAGTACCACTTGCCGTCGAGGTACATGCGGATCAGCCCTTTTTCCGTTCGCCCGAAGGCGTTGTATTTATGGCCCGTGCGGGGATCGACAGCCAGCATACACATCTCAGGCCCTTCTTCACTGAGTTTGAATTGCTTGGAGAGCGCTTTGAGGAATTTGGCGCTCGATTGGCCGTTCAAATCTTTCACCACGCGGTTGTAGGACAGGATACGGACCTGATCGGCAGGGAAGAGAACCGTGAGAAAGTAATTGTATTCTTCGTTACCCGTGTGATTCGCGTTCTGGTCGCGCAAAGCGGCGCGCGCCCGGCTGGCGCTGGCGGCGCGGTGATGACCGTCGGCGATGTAGAGCAGCGGCACCGCGTTGAACGCTTCGACCAATGCTTGCGCGTCGGTGTCGGCGACGCGCCAGACGGTATGGCTAACACCATCGGCAGCGGTGAAGTCGGCGATGGCGTCGCCCTGTTTGGCGCGCTCGATAATCGCGTTGATCTCGTCGCGCCCGCGATAGGTGAGAAAGACCGGGCCGGTCTGCGCGCCAATGGTAATCATGTGGCGCGTGCGGTCGTCTTCTTTATCTTTGCGGGTTCGTTCGTGCTTGCGAATGATGTCGGTGTCGTATTCGTCAATTGAACAGCAAGCCGCGAGCCCCGTCTGTTCGTGGCCGCCCATCTGCTGGCGGTAGACATAGAGGCTCGGCGTCGCTTCGACTTCGAGCGGCGCGGCGCGGCGCAGGCGGTCGTAATTCTCTCGCGCCTTGGCGTAGACCGCGTCCGAGTAAACGTCCGTGCCATCGGGGAGATCGATTTCGGGCCGCGAGACGTGCAGGAAGCTGAGCGGGTTGTCAGCCGCAAGCTGTCGCGCTTCCGCGGTATTGACCACGTCGTAAGGGACAGCGGAAACTTCCGCGGCTTTGTCTTTTTGTGGGCGTTCGGCGCGAAAGGGGCGAATGGTTGCCATGTCTTGCTCTCCGGCTGGTGGTTTGTGCGCCGCCTCTGTCATTCGGCATTAACAGAAGCCGCGGCGAATAAGCAATGCTAGGCTGCGCGGTGAGCGATGTCAACGGCCCACCTAGGGTGGGAAGGCAAAAATAAAAAGTAAAAAGGCAAAAGGTCGGCAGGAGATTAAATAGATAACTTGAGGCTACTTATTCATCCGGCTCTGCCACTTTTGCCTTTTGCCTTTTGCCTTTTGCCTTGATATGAGCGGGTGCTATGATGCTTTCGAGGTTGTCATCCGTATGTGCCTTTCCCGCTTCATCATCGTGCTTACTTTACTGGTCATCGCTGCGCCGGTCTGTCGCGCACAGACCAACGGCCACAACGAAGACCGGCAGGCCGCCGCTGCCGCCTTTGAAGAAGGGCAGAGCGCCCAGCAGCGCGGCGACCATTCGGCGGCGGTGCGCTATTACAGCAACGCCATCAACGCCGCGCCTTCGCTTTATCAGCCTTACTATCAACGCGCCACGGCCCTGATCGCTCTGGCCCGTGACAAAGAGGCCGAAGCCGACCTGCGCAAAGTCATCGCTCTGGAGCCGAGCTTCGCCCGCGCCTATCGCGCCCTGGGCCAGGTCTTGCTGGATCGCGACGCCACTCAGGAAGCCAAGACGGTGTTGGCTCGCGCGCTTGAGCTCGACCCGAAGCTCAGCGGCGTTCGCCTGCTCTATGCCAGCGCGCTGATTAAGACCAACGAGCCGCAGAAGGCCATCGAGCACCTGCGCGCCGCCATCGAGCAAGGTGAAGCG encodes the following:
- a CDS encoding acetate kinase translates to MNVLVLNCGSSTVKFQLIATDLDEISRNADRRLARGGVERIGGEAIITLKVEGRAQQRSTAALRDMRAAVDHIIRWASSEAAGIEGVRSVADIHAVGHRVVHGGERFTHSVLITDEVLAGIEEMIELAPLHNPANIKGIQAARDLFGPGLPQVAVFDTAFHQTLPERAYLYAIPYQFYRRYKLRRYGFHGTSHRYVAYRYRLLRNIKREETSVITLHLGNGCSAAAIKNGDSIDTSMGMTPLEGLVMGTRAGDLDPAIIDYLAVKEGLSLQQLETMLNKQSGLIGISGLTNDMRELLEEARENNDRRARLAIEIFCYRARKYIGSYLAAMGGADAIVFTGGIGENAPEIRGLICDGLQWAGLELDAERNTQCVSGCEGLISTDASRLAAYTIPTDEELLIARDTVRCVRGAPQRY
- a CDS encoding DUF1015 family protein — encoded protein: MATIRPFRAERPQKDKAAEVSAVPYDVVNTAEARQLAADNPLSFLHVSRPEIDLPDGTDVYSDAVYAKARENYDRLRRAAPLEVEATPSLYVYRQQMGGHEQTGLAACCSIDEYDTDIIRKHERTRKDKEDDRTRHMITIGAQTGPVFLTYRGRDEINAIIERAKQGDAIADFTAADGVSHTVWRVADTDAQALVEAFNAVPLLYIADGHHRAASASRARAALRDQNANHTGNEEYNYFLTVLFPADQVRILSYNRVVKDLNGQSSAKFLKALSKQFKLSEEGPEMCMLAVDPRTGHKYNAFGRTEKGLIRMYLDGKWYLLGISNDSGRADDPIASLDVSILQERVLDPLLGIKDVRTDKRIDFVGGVRGAETLEQAVNEGRAAVAFELYPVAVEELIAISDAKEIMPPKSTWFEPKLRDGLLSHLIG